CTGTTTCTCAGTTTATAACTCTTAGGGGCATACTTTTAATGATATTATGATCTTCTGGTAAGGCTGATGTCTTACTTTGGGTTTTGCAGGAACTTAATTCAAGCAAAGATAGGGTAAGTTTTCAGAACATTAAGTTTCATGAACTTCATCTTGCTTACTGCTTTTGTGCAACTGTATATTTTTGGGACTTGACCATTGAGTTCTTTTGTTTTCAGTTAAAAGCCCTTAAGCATGAGCTGGGATGTAAAAATGCTCTGCTTAAAGCTATTAAATTGgaggtatttttattttgcaataatcTACTCATCTAAGTGCACAATAGTCAGGTCTAAATTAGATTCCATTGCTGTTTATCAAATCCTTTGACACCTGCAGAACATCCGGAAACGAAGCattaaatagaataatttaCAGCATCtgtattgattttcttttcttatgttttaccaATGTAACATGTTATTCACACATTCTTTTCCCATGGTTTGAAGCTAGGAACAAACAAGTGTGGCAAGGCAGGTGAATCACATGATGAAGAAGATGGCGAAAATAAACCTTGTAATATGAACGGGTGTGGCGAGACAGGTGAATCTCTTAAaggagaagatgaagagaataaaCCGTGTAATATGACCAGAAAGAGACAATCGTACGATCTTGGTAACTTGCTTGACAgaaattttagttgaaattattaatgttgttcATCATACCATCGTCATTTATCATTCGCATGCTGCTTCAGGTCCTTGTAATATTAAACCAGTCCAAGGCAAAGAGGGGGTCAAGAACAAAAGGTTTTTGTACATTTTTATTGCTTTGTGCAAATTAGTTTTCTAATAACTTTAGTGCTTCccaatgaaaaaggaaaattatggTTTCTTTTATGTTTCCTTAGCAGGATGTATGCAAAAAGGCAATCTGCTAGGCATAAAACCCAAGCAGAAACAACTGAATATGTAATTGAGGTAGATGATACAAAATCTTTTGATTCTACCTGTGATGATAAGGTCCATGAGAGTGGCCCTTCTGATATCAAACCAGTCCAAGCCAAGGAGGGGATTGACAACAAAAGGTTTTTGTACATTTCTTATTGCTTAGtgcaaattattttcaataacaGTGTAGTCTTTAacttttttgtttgaaaacttCAGTGACAGAGTAAAATTCATggtttcttttatgttttggttGCAGGGTTTGTTCAAGAAGGCAATCTGCTAGGTTTAAAGCCCAAGAACCTGAAACTACTGAATATATGTTCGAGGTAGATGATACAAAATCTTTTGATTCTACCCGTGATGATAACGTCCATGGGAGTGGCCCTTCTGATATCAAACCAGTCCAAACCAAGGAGGGGATTGACAACAAAAGGTTTTTGTACATTTCTTATTGCTTAGtgcaaattattttcaataacaGTGTagtcttttaacttttttgtttgaaaacttCAGTGACAGGAAAATtcatgggtttttttttatgttttggttgcAGGGTTTGTTTAAAAAGGCAATCTGCTAGGTTTAAAGCCCAAGAACCTGAAACTACTGAATATATGTGCGAGGTAGATGCAAAATCTTTTGCTCCTATCTGTGATGATAAGGTGTGTAAAAGTGGCCCTTCTGATAGTAAATCCGCCCAAGGCAACGAAAGGGGTGACAGCAAAAGGTTTTCTACATTTTCTATTGCTTTGTGCTAATTAAGTTTCTGATTAgattgttttatttgaaaacttaACAACCGTGGATTTATGTGGGTTGTTTTAATGTTCATATCTTACAGGGTATGCTTAAGAAGGCAATCTGCTAAGATTAGAGCACAAGAACCAGAAATGAGCGTAGATGTGTCTGACGTAGATGATGTGAGGTGTCTTTTTTCATCTACCAGTGATGATAAGGTGCATGAAAGTGGCCAACTATCTTCCGATTCATCAGTGAAAAGCGAACAGGAAGAAGGAAATACGAGTATGTCCACCAGAAGTGAAGCTCAAGAACTTAGAAGGGTGTCTGTGGGAAGGCCTTTACGCCGAGCAGTGGAGAAGGTCCAATCCTACAAGGAAATGAAGCTTAATGTGAAGATGCGCAGAGAAGTGTGAGTGAGTTCGTTCTCTTAGCATCGTTCTAATAAGCTTTGAGTTGCATCTAATTTCTGTGTTACCACAACGCTGTATAATATATGTTgtgcctttttctttttcttgacaTGCCTAACCCAATGCATCTACCATGTATGACTGTTGGAAATGCCTGAATTCCAAGTAGTTTTGTAAGATTTTTGATCCATTTGCTGGTCGAATGTGGAATATTTCTGTGGGAATTTTCATAAGAGAATTCGCCTCTAGTTCACACAACTCTTATCAATTCCCAATctttttaattctgttatttgaGTTTCGAGATCtatttttgtcttttacttttcaatgtACTCTTAACTTAATAAtggaggggggggggggggcaaACCCGAATTTTACCTCATTATCTAATTTATCTTTGATGGACTTCACCTGAATTCCATTGGCTGAGCTTAACTGAATTCTAATAAAACCCAAGTAAAATTCAATAGATGGTTCGATCCTCACCCTAGATATAGAGTAGCTTTAAAATTCGTGGCCAACGTTTACCTCTTAATAGATTTACAAAATGCGAATGATTAGTTATTGAGCTTGCTTCGGTAAATatattgagaaaaagaaaaaatagagtaTAATATTTGTTGAAGGTGTCTAACATAAATATgctcaaaattcttaaaatgtttttttcttaatgttttgatgaatCTATTTCAATGcctatatatcatatatattgaattgtttTCAGATTTTTTCCACCTTTTATTAATTGGTGACTTGacattttaaggaaaaaaacataaattctgccgcattttctttcatataaatcaaaattaaaaataattaataaaataagtcaaatggtaatttattttctaaaagtaatttaaaaataaaaaatcgtctctaaaaataaaacatatgaaGACGCAAATAGTAGGCGATTTGAGAACCTACTCTCATCGTCTACTCTAATTGCTATCTTCATATGTTGCCGACTTTTGCcaatgaatttattttcttacacttttaattgataaataaataataatttgacatatttattaattatttttgagttttgatGTATATGAAAAGTTTTCAtcttactattttttattaaaataatataattttattccacaaaaaacatataatataatctTATTCAAAGCTATATCaagaaaaaatggttaaaatcaACTAAAACCTGTTGGTTATTTGTGACCTGCATAGGCATACTTCTAGCTAGACCTGTCCAtaggccgggcggcccggctggcccgacggcccgcctgAAATATGgaagggttcgggtaaaaatataggctcgaaatatgtgtttggacaaaaatttaggctcgtttagaaaacgggccgggcctcgggcaaaatttttttgatCCGGACTCGGcccgaaaaatattaaatatatatatttttattttaaaaatataacagcttttattttaagtttgatttacTTTCCTCTTAATGCTGCTGTCAGTGCTGTGCCTTCCTTTTTTCCCCATTTCCAAAATCGACAGACACCCAAAATCCATTGTGCTGTCTCCTGTGCCTTCCTcccttttttttcccatttCCAAAATCGACGGTCTCTTCCAGTACCGTTTGCTCATCTTCTTCGTTTGGTACAGGAGTTTGGTACAGGTACGGGTTTGCTCATCTTCTTCGTTTTCCTCGTTTTCATTCTCTGTGACTGTAAGATACttcatttcttttgattattctTCTTCAGGttactcttttatttcttttatcaattaCCCTTCTTCTTTGCCTGCACATTCAATTAAGCGCAACTCTTTTACTCTTTCAAAATCTGagacattgattttttttctagagATTGTGTTCTTAGGTGTTCTGAATCAATGGTTAGGATTATGTTACAAAGTTGAAAcattagataaatatttattaaaaacaattgtTCTTTCAATGAATTTATGCATCAAAACagcaataacataaataccaaatgtaaaataaaatgtattaaagcATCAAAAAGCTTACCTGAAATGCAGACCGAAAGctcaaaaaatcaataaacatatgaacaaagaagagaagaagatgaaggcaCACAGTTTAGCAGGCAGGACAAGATTAGTCTACTGTTTTTGGTTTTAGGCAAAGATTAGTCCAAACTCCAAAGTTAATATAAAAGGGTCAAACGTGTAGGAAGTAAGCAATGGGATAACAATAACATTAGCTGACCAACcattataacaataatattaaaatcaagagTAGATAATGCTAAGTTCCCACTTTCTGCAGATTACCCACTCTTTTTCTTAGAaacatttgaattaaaaatgttaGAATTAAAAATGGAGAATATTAGAGGGTAGAGTCAGTAGTGAGTCATGTCAATGGAgaatatttaatacaattcttcctttttcttagAAACAGTTTGAATTAAAAATGGAAATCTAATCTAACATTCTTACTTCATTTCTAATTGCAGTTTTCTTTCAACTTCTTTCTACTGAAGTCACACACTTCATTTGGGGCATCCTTTTGCTGAATGTTAACCAATGTTGACTATTCTAGAACTATACCACATCAACATATAAGAATGTTAAATTAGATAAAGCAGGTTTCTCGGCCTCTTGAATTGCGAATTGGGTTTAGTTTATTCCTTTAAATAGGGTAACATATGCAGATAACATGTGCCAATGCTCTGCATGTATTCTGTTTGTTTCTGTCTAAGTTTGTAAAAGTGTATAAAAAAAGTGttgttgaaatatatatatatattcccttCCATTTTCTGTCTGTTAATCTATAATAAAagtttatatgaaatttgtCAATTAACTTTCTGTTAATCTATGattcaatcaaataattaagtggtaaatgtttgtttatatgtttatatctgGAAATAAAGTTATCAGAATTTTGAAATTGCATGAGATTCgagtttaatgaatttattataatgtttactAAGATCACAAGCttagtttattcatttaatctcaacttcttccttttttttttttgctttgttttattgCAGAAACAATCGACATTGAAATCGATTTGGCTAATCGATTTGGCTTACCTTAGCTTCCTTTCCTGTAagctttcatttacattttctttttacaatttaatttaatttgattctcctttattttactttgtacaACATTTTGCAGATTAGCAGATTTTCCCGTAAGCTAAACTTGCTTATCTACTAGTAGGAAAATAATGGGATTGAGAAATAGAGATGCTTCTATTTAAGATTTTGGATTGGATTTGTGCAGTttgaatttcattaatttctttttggtaCATATGTAATTTAGCTTATAGAATAAGTATGACTATCTCAATTGTTTAAACGCAAAGGATGTTTTCTAGTTTaggtttatattatatatttaataatttgcctattgtttatatataaatttgaaatctaataaatgtttttgttcCATTCAattcttattcattttttgtttgcattttaattttgtttgtgttttccTCTACATAACGGTAACGGACTTTCAaagttaaactattttatctagTTTTCATTTGTAGAccatgatatattttaaattatttcaaaaaattttatacaaggtaattttaaagataattgaTTGTagcttaaaattatttcaaaagttagtatgaattttattaaaaatatttaataacaaattatatatttgtaattttaaaagattaaattaattttttattattttaaagagttcaaacttcaaagtacaattttcattatttatagcaaattaaagagttattaatttaaaattctatatattatttatagcaaattaaagagttattaatttaaaagacTGATAGTTTAGTTAGTAGTTAGCTGCTAATAGTTAAAGTCAGTTAAGTCAGTTGTTAGTTGTATTCTGTTAATATTTTTGTGAGTGAGTTAGTCAAGATTCTTTTAACTTATTGTTAGTTGATTTCTTGACAAGTTCATTAACTTATTCATTGTATAAATACATAGTTTCAATTTTGTTGGGATTATTcgagttaaaaatataaaacaagtagactctttttctcttatatatatgattgttgtatatattataaataatatataatatattattatattattatatagaaCATATTCTACgttataattagtttaatatatcttgatgctttttttttcttctaattacACTGTATCATATTAGTCAAAGTTAAACAGTAAGTATGCATTTTGTTTTAACctaattgtatatttaataaaatatttgtatatatattcagtaaccgagttataaataagattatttttggatttaaggACTTCAATTTTTATGACTATGGCTAGTTCGAACACTCCTATACCTGTGGACGATGGGTTTAATGAGTACGAAAGTGCTGTCAAACGTCAAAAGTCTACCACTTCAAAGGTGTGGGATGAAATGACAAAGCTTGAATGCGAGAACAAAAATGAGTTGAAGGCACAATGTAATCACTGTAAGACTATCTTCTCTGCTAAATCTTCTAGTGAAACCTCTCATTTAAGACGTCATCTAAATAGCTGTTTGAAAAAAGTTAATAAGGACATCACTCAATACATCATAACCACTCAACCATCACCAGAAGGTGTTCCATTTATAAAAAACTACAAGTTTGATGCTGATGAGTGTCGTCAAGCTATTTCTACTTTTCTTGTGTGTGACAAGCATTCATTTGGGACAGTTGAAGAACCAGGATTTAGATACATGATGAGAATTGCTAGtcctaattttaagaatataagtaGACAAACAGCTACTAGGGATGTTCTAAAGTATTATGCAAAAGAGAGAGATCATGTTAAAGAAGAGTTGGCTAAAGCACCTGGTTTAATTTGTTTAACTTCTGATAATTGGAAATCGGAGCATACtaatgatgaatatatttgCATTACTGCTCATTGGGTTGACAAAGATTGGAAGCTACAAAAGAGAATCATAAGGTTTAGAGCTTTATTTCCTCCATATGATGGTTTGAACATAGCGGATGaacttgttttatgtttatctcAATGGGGTatagataagaaaatttttagcatcACTTTGGATAATGCTTCTTATAATGATGTTATGGTTTCTTGTCTTAAAAATCGTTTTCGTGCAAACCGAGCTATTTTGTGTGATGGtgctttttttcaagttagatgTTGTGCACATATATTGAATCTTATAGTTAAAGCTGGTTTGGAACTTGCCGATGATGTTGTTTGTAAGATTCGAAATGGGATTAAGTACATAAAAAAGTCAGGAATTCGTAGAAAAAGGTTTTATGATGTGGCCgacaaaaattttcatttgaatgtgACCAAAAAGTTGCGGCAAGATGTGTGTGTGAGATGGAATTCTACTTATTTGATGCTTGAATCTTCTCTTTACTATAAAGATGTGCTAGATTATTGGGGTCAACGGGATAAAGATTATCAAATGTTTGCACTTTCTAGCGAGGAGTGGAGAAATGTTGCTATTCTTTacaaatttttgaaagtattttaTGATGTGACTTGTGTTTTTTCTGGTTCTAATTATCCAACGGCTAATCTTTATTTTAGAGGGGTTTGGAAGGTTCACAAACTCTTGATTGATATAGTTAAAGGCCCTTATTCGTTTTTAACTCCAATGGTTAAGCAAATgcaagagaaatttaataagtattgGGCTGAGTATTCGTTGATATTGTCATGTGCTGCAATTTTAGATCCTCGTTACAAGTTGAATTATGTGCAGTATTGCTTTAAAACAATCTATGGTGTTCATGCTTCAGATTTTGTTGAGACCATTCTTAGCAATCTTAGACTCTTGTTTGATGAGTATGTTAAGAAATCCAAATCCATGTCTTCCTCTTTGGCTGAGAGTTCTAATGTTTCGGATAAAAATCCTGTTGATTCTGGTTTGGATGAACACAATGATAATAGTGCTGATTTTGGTGGATATTTTGATGAGAGTGATGATTATAAACGGTATTTAAATGAATCTAGCACTAGGAGTGAAAAGTCACAGTTGGACATTTATTTGGAAGAACCGGAGCTTGAGTTGAATAGTCAAATAGATGTTTTAGATTATTGGAGCAAAAGTTCAGTTCGATACAATGAGCTTTCATTATTGGCTCGTGATCTTTTGGCAATTCCAATATCGACTGTAGCTTCCGAATCGGCTTTTAGCATGGGTAAGAAAGTTATTACACCTATCAGGAGTTCACTTAAGCCAAAAATGGTTCAAGCCGTTGTTTGCTTGGATGATTGGATGAGAGCTAAGGGATTTTCAGCAGGTAATTATTATTCTCGCtttattgttgtaattttatattattttttcatcaatttgattatctaattattcattcttatttcatgttagaaattGGTTGCAAAAAGGATGATGACAACGATGACGATGACGACGATGACGACGAGGTTTCTTCAGTTGTTTTTTAAGATACTTTCTTTCTAAatgtttaaactttaatttagctaacaatttatattttgttataaaattaaatatgttgatggATTAATGTATGAATACTATAGTTTGttgtttattgctataaaattaagtatgtttaaatattttgttataaaatttaggtGACATGATAGAATTGGAAGTGATAAAATTGGACTTATAGCAATGAACTACCTATGGGAGATTTGAGAGTATTGTTACTAATATTACAAAGGTTTGTTCAAGACTATGATGTAATTATATGATGTAGGAAGCATGAAAATTTGGTTATGATTATTTAAACCCATATTGTATTGCCAAGTTTGAATAGATTATTATGAGTTATGGCAATTCATTATATTTTGTTGCCTAATTTGATTTGATGTCTTAACTAATCGATGCATTCGACCTATTACATCAATGCTTGCtgattgttttttatataattttattatgatgtAATTATATGATGTAGCAAGCATGAATGCTTGCTGAttgttttttttacaatttccaTATTTCATGGTCTTTATGTGAAAGTTGAAAAGCTTGTAAAAATTTGCAGAGCAAAGACAAAAATGTTGCTAAGCTTATTCAATCATTGCGACCAATTCCAAACCACTTTCATGGTAAAAAGTGACGTTATATTAAAAAGGGAGGATGTGATTTTACATTAATACAAATTGGTTGGGTACGAATGAATTAAGATGCACGAATTAAAAAGTGGCGGTTAAACAGGCTACATGCATAATATTAATTCTAATCCAACAACTTACCTTTTTCGGACAAAGCAGTTAAACAAAAGTTGGTCAAAGAAAGGttaaattctgttcttaaaggttaaattctatTCTTAGTCTTCTACTttgtgaaaattatgaatttagtttttgtaaattaatttgattaaatttagcTTGTGTGTTTTTTAATTGGTCAGATTTTGAAAAATGTAGTCTTAGCTTAAAAGGTTGcagttaaattaatttgattaataataaaacatctttGTTATAGCAAATTagcaattaatacaattaatacaattaataattaataaaattaataaaattaataatttgataaatttactaatcaaatgttagattttattacaataattaatacaattaataattaataatttcaaaattttactaccaattaaatttaataacaattagttttaattttattaaaaataattttaatttaaaaacgggccgggccaggccccATATTTTTTCCCCGGGCCGGGCCTAGGCAAAATCTCAGGCTCattttcgggccgggccgagcctgGTAAACGGGCTTAAATtttttggcccggcccggcccgacccatggacacctctactTCTAGCTGggttcttttacttttttttttctaaagaaaactGTATGTTTAAATTCtgaattagaatttatttaatttttcagtctattttattattaaaataaatgataatataaaaagtattttatatttttataaataaatttaaataaaaatatttttaatttatttgatcaaaataTAGAAAACCTTCATGTAATACAATAGCCttgagtaattaaattaattaacattgcaaaaataatttaaatagaaaatggTAAAACTCAGTCTTataaaaacaaacagaaataataattaattgtcataattcaaattcaacaattaaaaagTAACAATGAAATCTAATCTTACAAACTCAAATTCACATTAAACAAATCCCAAAATAACATTGAAATCAAATCATAcaaatacattaattaaataatacacCAATTATAAACAAATCTTATTGAAATGTCAAATCCTTTTTGAGATCCTTGGAATAGATAAACCTCTTGAACTTTAATTTCAAATGCTAGCAAAACGCATCTACAACAATGAAGACAATTAGAAATTATGTTAGccttgaaaataaaatcatgctataataacaatcaacaacattgatgattaaaaaaaaaactctgtaATTATTGAAAGAACTTACCAGAAAGCGTTAGAGTTGTGGTAACGGACAATAGAAATGAGTAATATAATTGTATGTAGACTTTTCACACTTGATAACATCTTTTGGGCAAAGCTTACCACAATCAGAGCATTTAGAGTAGCCCTCAAcgtttctaaaaaatttaagatcACGACGATGTGGGTGATCAACATAAGGCCATTTCATCCCATCCTTGAGAAATGGAATATTTCCAAGAACACATTTGGGATGAGCAGAAGTACCACagattgaacaaaaataataccaaaagTTTGGATCTCTTTCTTGTTCACAAATATCGTAGTAACATTGCTCTTAATCATTATCATAAGTAAGGTTTAGCATGTGTTCATCAATTTTGTGAAGAGTTGAATGTGGTAATGCTAAGCATCTAAAATCCAAAGCAAATCTGCACTTTCCACATCTGAATGCACCATGCCAACACTCGTTGCCACAACAATTACATTTCTCCCTGCATTTGAAATCATAAAAGAGGAAGTGTTGGTGTCCTTCACATTCAATGATATCAGCAACTTTAGAACACCTTAGACAAATGAACCATATTATAAGTTTGTAAAACAATCCACTACAATGTTGATGATAAAGGTAACACAACAGGTAGTCTTCGAAAACGAGGGTGGCTTTGGCTTGACGAAGCCAATGATACTTGGTACTTGGCAATTCAACACAagttttatgaagaaaaaaggGCATTCTGAACAATAATAGAAGAAAGTTGAGATAGATAGCATGCACCCATCacattttctatcaattttctCATCCATCTTGTCTGCTAACACCAAGCAATGTTGATTACTGAAATGTTCAATCTTTGTAGCTTCCCCAGCTTCATTCACCTTAATAACATAAATGATGGAAGACTGCATAGATTTTTCATAAAGCTCCTCCCATTGTTTTTCGTCCTCAATTACCTTGTACAAATCATCATCCTCTAAGACACAATTCACATGGACAACGAAATTGCAACCTGGCTTCCCACAAGAGTAACTCCCACGATCTAGCTTTACTTCATTAAAACAAATCTTGCAATTTTACCTTGTAAGATCTTCAAGAaaatatttgtgaaaaatgCAATGATCATGTAGTGAAAATTTGATAATGCTTGGGAGTTGTATCCACTACCCCTATAAGATGGTCGATAACCTTGATCAGACTGTCTAACACATCTATCATCAGACTCATTATGTTGAGTAATATTAGCCTGCAAAGAGATATTTGAAACAAAATCTAGTTGTCGAGCCTCACAGTCAGTAAGCATCTCAGTAAGAAGATCAAGAGGAACATTCATCGTTGATGCTACAATGCGAATCGACTCATATTCAACAGGCAAACTAGCAAGAACAATGCTAGCTTGTTCTTGTTCAGAAATAACATTTCCTGCAGCTAGTAAAGTATCACACAGACTTTTAATCTTGGATAAGTATTCTTGAATGGTTAGTTGTCCCTTCTTCTGAGAGTACAAAGAATGCCTCATAATAGATACTGTCAGAGAAGATTTAGTAGCAAATCGCCTGACAACAATACTTCACACATCAAAACTTGAACAAGCACCAATAAGATGGACCAGAATACCATCAGAAATGGTAGACAAGAGCCAAGAAGCCAACAACTTGTCTTGTTGCTTATGAAAGACAAAGTCAGGATTAGGAACATGAGTAACATTGCTATCAAGAACAGATTGTGGAGGAACCTGAACAGTTCCAAGAACGAATTCATGCAGGTCATATCCTTCAAGAATTAACAAAATCTGTTGtttccataaaagaaaattgtgtTCACTGAGTTTCACCGTATTATGCTTGGGAAATTGATGAAGTTTTCGTGAGGAAGCATATCCAGGATCAGGAGAAGAAGCAGCTACAGGTGTGGCCGTGTGAATAGACTGATGATGATCATCATTACCAGAGACTGTTTCCCATGACCGAAAtccaagagaaaaaaattatggctCAGATACCATGATGAGAACTATGGATTAAATCAAGAAATCAATCTTATTAATGAAGATAAAGATACTTTCCAGAATACAAAGCAtagtatttataatacaaaGTGTTTCAACTTAACTAACAGTTAACAAACATAACTACCAAGACTTCGAACAATTACCTACTAACTACCTTAACTTCCACAACTGTTTTCATACTCTAATAGTGACAAGTCTACACTGTGATAGTGCATTAATATGTAGTGAACTCAAAAGAATAGGAAAATAAGAAGAAACcaagttagtttatttatttcatctcTATAAATGTCTATAAGCAACAAGTGTTTTgtttaacaattaaaaagttGTCcttaatgaaaaattgaaatctaaatttagaaataacTTACTCTCTACCAAGATTCCTACTCAGTTCTTGTAAGAATTCATGaaaactcattttcaatttttacatcATTGAGTAGTTCTTTTGTTTACCAAAGTACTGGAAACTGAAACAGAAGCCAAAGTAGGTCAGTTTCCAAGTTTTGTATTCATTATATGTTTGTcgtttctatatatatatatatatgtaaatgtgTTAGA
This genomic stretch from Gossypium raimondii isolate GPD5lz chromosome 6, ASM2569854v1, whole genome shotgun sequence harbors:
- the LOC105774434 gene encoding SHUGOSHIN 2 isoform X1, which gives rise to MENLTTLDTGTADVAGDKLKGEIKENRCSMGNMSRKGLTDISNLQQQPKLLNQGAKLLLQTASLGTKDYIDKLQQENMMLMKVLADRNKVIELSGIELQKLRINLEKFQQQNMVLAQANSQMLAELNSSKDRLKALKHELGCKNALLKAIKLELGTNKCGKAGESHDEEDGENKPCNMNGCGETGESLKGEDEENKPCNMTRKRQSYDLGPCNIKPVQGKEGVKNKSRMYAKRQSARHKTQAETTEYVIEVDDTKSFDSTCDDKVHESGPSDIKPVQAKEGIDNKRVCSRRQSARFKAQEPETTEYMFEVDDTKSFDSTRDDNVHGSGPSDIKPVQTKEGIDNKRVCLKRQSARFKAQEPETTEYMCEVDAKSFAPICDDKVCKSGPSDSKSAQGNERGDSKRVCLRRQSAKIRAQEPEMSVDVSDVDDVRCLFSSTSDDKVHESGQLSSDSSVKSEQEEGNTSMSTRSEAQELRRVSVGRPLRRAVEKVQSYKEMKLNVKMRREV
- the LOC105774434 gene encoding SHUGOSHIN 1 isoform X3, translating into MENLTTLDTGTADVAGDKLKGEIKENRCSMGNMSRKGLTDISNLQQQPKLLNQGAKLLLQTASLGTKDYIDKLQQENMMLMKVLADRNKVIELSGIELQKLRINLEKFQQQNMVLAQANSQMLAELNSSKDRLKALKHELGCKNALLKAIKLELGTNKCGKAGESHDEEDGENKPCNMNGCGETGESLKGEDEENKPCNMTRKRQSYDLGPCNIKPVQGKEGVKNKSRMYAKRQSARHKTQAETTEYVIEVDDTKSFDSTCDDKVHESGPSDIKPVQAKEGIDNKRVCLKRQSARFKAQEPETTEYMCEVDAKSFAPICDDKVCKSGPSDSKSAQGNERGDSKRVCLRRQSAKIRAQEPEMSVDVSDVDDVRCLFSSTSDDKVHESGQLSSDSSVKSEQEEGNTSMSTRSEAQELRRVSVGRPLRRAVEKVQSYKEMKLNVKMRREV
- the LOC105774434 gene encoding SHUGOSHIN 2 isoform X2 is translated as MENLTTLDTGTADVAGDKLKGEIKENRCSMGNMSRKGLTDISNLQQQPKLLNQGAKLLLQTASLGTKDYIDKLQQENMMLMKVLADRNKVIELSGIELQKLRINLEKFQQQNMVLAQANSQMLAELNSSKDRLKALKHELGCKNALLKAIKLELGTNKCGKAGESHDEEDGENKPCNMNGCGETGESLKGEDEENKPCNMTRKRQSYDLGPCNIKPVQGKEGVKNKRMYAKRQSARHKTQAETTEYVIEVDDTKSFDSTCDDKVHESGPSDIKPVQAKEGIDNKRVCSRRQSARFKAQEPETTEYMFEVDDTKSFDSTRDDNVHGSGPSDIKPVQTKEGIDNKRVCLKRQSARFKAQEPETTEYMCEVDAKSFAPICDDKVCKSGPSDSKSAQGNERGDSKRVCLRRQSAKIRAQEPEMSVDVSDVDDVRCLFSSTSDDKVHESGQLSSDSSVKSEQEEGNTSMSTRSEAQELRRVSVGRPLRRAVEKVQSYKEMKLNVKMRREV